In Electrophorus electricus isolate fEleEle1 chromosome 1, fEleEle1.pri, whole genome shotgun sequence, a single window of DNA contains:
- the LOC113577983 gene encoding beta-1,3-galactosyltransferase 1-like: MVEEASTRGEKRKSWLDIGSECPSYHFRVYFLVLLVMALLVFYYVNLSEVSEIWMSTIQILYNATITRGASNITFNTTSPLWTTTAIASVSDPSALSSQLTSVSVTEPCKPATPYHVAYPCSYRYIFNEPERCRKENPFLVLMVPVAPGNREARDVVRSTWGTEKVVMDKVVSLFFLLGDVSPEARNEQQKNVSQESEEYHDIVQSDFLDTYTNLTIKTMVIMEWLASHCRNASYAMKIDSDMFLNVNTLMNKLLQAPRQTYITGLVASSGMVLRDPHSKWYLPKDIFPEDYYPPYALGLGYVFSLDMPEKFIEGAKHVKAVYIEDVYLGLCMRYLGMPFTNSPGDLFHVVPVPYDRCRYSKLIATTTRNIQEQINSWKDLMQPGPPC, encoded by the exons ATGGTAGAGGAAGCCAGcacaagaggagaaaaaag GAAGAGCTGGCTGGACATAGGATCTGAATGTCCAAGTTACCATTTCCgtgtttattttcttgttttactggTTATGGCCCTACTGGTCTTCTATTATGTGAACCTCTCAGAAGTCTCAGAAATTTGGATGTCAACTATTCAAATACTATACAATGCAACAATCACAAGAGGGGCTTCAAATATAACTTTCAACACTACATCTCCTTTGTGGACAACTACTGCCATTGCTTCAGTGAGTGACCCCTCTGCTCTGTCTTCTCAATTGACATCAGTATCAGTGACAGAACCATGTAAGCCAGCAACACCATATCACGTGGCCTATCCTTGTAGCTACcgatacatttttaatgaaccTGAGAGGTGTCGTAAAGAAAATCCTTTCTTGGTTCTCATGGTGCCTGTGGCACCAGGCAACAGAGAAGCTCGAGATGTTGTTCGTAGTACGTGGGGGACTGAGAAAGTGGTCATGGATAAGGTGGTGAGTCTCTTCTTTCTGCTTGGTGACGTCAGTCCAGAAGCGAGGAATGAGCAACAGAAAAATGTATCCCAGGAGAGTGAGGAATACCATGATATTGTGCAGAGTGATTTCTTGGACACCTACACTAATCTTACCATAAAGACTATGGTGATTATGGAATGGCTGGCATCACATTGCCGAAATGCCTCCTATGCTATGAAGATTGATTCTGATATGTTCCTTAACGTGAACACTTTAATGAATAAACTTCTCCAGGCCCCCAGGCAGACCTACATCACAGGGCTTGTGGCCAGTAGTGGCATGGTACTCCGAGATCCCCACTCCAAATGGTATCTGCCAAAAGACATTTTCCCAGAAGACTATTATCCACCCTATGCCCTGGGCCTGGGCTATGTATTTTCTTTAGATATGCCAGAAAAGTTTATTGAAGGAGCCAAGCATGTGAAGGCTGTGTATATTGAAGATGTTTATTTAGGGCTCTGTATGAGGTATCTGGGAATGCCTTTTACTAACTCACCAGGAGACCTGTTCCATGTGGTCCCTGTCCCTTATGACCGGTGTCGTTACTCAAAACTCATTGCTACAACAACAAGGAATATACAAGAACAAATAAACTCTTGGAAAGACCTTATGCAGCCAGGACCTCCTTGTTAA
- the LOC113578290 gene encoding uncharacterized protein KIAA0895-like, with product MVLDLGENCMEQADGEGMAATSADIQEVESSLEKLRPVRARARARARASSITQRERRLYNGPQIHPSAGVPCSTPAELRAQAAAVSSIRGTEPLDGPAKRAELRRPLSLEVKPQLPRTNPQSERKVLQPPWRCGAPSPPMRSLTSPSLGPGSWMRRSESTCTMNSTPTPRGGRGRIRPAMSLPHIARGVGAVPLTTPSTPRGPCLLVALRPINLEQERQTFFQSDYKYEPQFQYACSEPSSVLEKYNEGSALFLTQAVGVMECVLRRFGNYENFEEVTGGSVLPKSRVWATARKYLQKEGCVGEVVVCLSDELLSQAVMTVESCRPTLTINLSGARQHWLEGMLRHEIGTHYIRGVNNNMQPWATAVGRKQFELRPANPTEEGLASLHSVLLRKQPFLWRAALLYYTVHHAARMSFSQLFSHIARFVQDPAVRWEYCLRAKRGQTDTSKPGCFSKDQVYLDGILRILRHRTNIDFKMLTSLGKVSYEDVERLRHHAILRGTRIPHFMRDEERYRQQLDHIVTVNELSDAELQELIP from the exons ATGGTCCTGGATCTGGGAGAGAACTGTATGGAGCAGGCTGATGGGGAGGGCATGGCAGCTACCAGTGCTGACATTCAAGAGGTGGAGTCCAGTTTGGAGAAGCTCAGACCTGTCCGGGCCAGGGCCAGGGCCAGAGCCAGAGCAAGTAGCATCACCCAGAGGGAAAGGCGGCTCTACAATGGGCCGCAGATTCACCCCTCCGCTGGCGTGCCTTGCAGCACGCCAGCGGAGCTCAGAGCCCAGGCTGCAGCTGTGAGCAGCATCCGAGGAACAGAGCCATTGGATGGACCTGCAAAGAGGGCGGAGCTCCGGAGGCCCCTCAGCCTGGAGGTCAAACCTCAACTCCCTCGGACCAATCCACAGTCTGAAAGGAAGGTGCTGCAGCCCCCATGGCGCTGTGGGGCGCCGTCGCCCCCCATGCGAAGTCTGACGAGCCCCAGCCTGGGCCCTGGAAGTTGGATGCGCCGCAGCGAGAGCACCTGCACTATGAACTCCACACCGACCCCCCGAGGGGGCAGAGGACGAATCCGACCAGCTATGTCCCTGCCACATATTGCCAGAGGTGTCGGGGCTGTACCGCTAACCACACCTTCTACTCCGCGTGGGCCCTGCCTGCTAGTGGCCCTGCGCCCTATAAACCTCGAGCAGGAACGTCAGACCTTTTTCCAGTCTGATTATAAATATGAGCCCCAGTTTCAGTATGCCTGCTCAGAGCCCAGCAGCGTCCTGGAGAAGTACAATGAAGGCTCTGCCCTTTTTCTTACCCAG GCAGTTGGTGTTATGGAGTGTGTTTTGAGAAGGTTTGGCAACTATGAGAACTTTGAAGAAGTTACAGGAGGAAGTGTGTTACCAAAGAGTCGTGTGTGGGCAACTGCACGCAAGTACTTACAGAAAGAGGGCTGTGTGGGTGAG GTGGTGGTGTGTCTCTCTGACGAGCTCCTGTCCCAGGCTGTTATGACAGTAGAGAGCTGTAGGCCAACTCTGACAATCAACTTGTCTGGAGCAAGACAACACTGGCTAGAAGGGATGCTAAGACATGAGATTG GTACACATTACATACGAGGCGTGAACAACAACATGCAGCCTTGGGCCACTGCTGTTGGCAGAAAGCAGTTTGAACTGAGGCCAGCCAATCCAACGGAGGAAGGCCTGGCCAGCCTGCACAGTGTGCTGTTGCGGAAACAGCCGTTCTTATGGCGAGCTGCCCTCCTGTACTACACCGTGCACCATGCAGCCAGGATGAGTTTCAGCCAGCTCTTCAGTCATATCGCTCGCTTCGTCCAGGACCCTGCTGTACGCTGGGAATACTGCCTCCGTGCCAAACGGGGACAAACAGATACCTCGAAACCAG GCTGCTTCAGTAAAGATCAGGTTTATCTTGATGGAATCCTAAGAATTCTACGCCATAGGACAAATATAGATTTCAAGATGCTAACCTCACTGGGAAAG GTGTCTTACGAAGACGTGGAGCGACTTCGCCACCATGCCATTCTCCGTGGAACAAGGATCCCTCACTTCATGCGGGATGAGGAACGGTACCGGCAGCAGCTCGACCACATTGTCACCGTCAATGAGCTCAGTGATGCAGAGCTGCAAGAATTAATTCCCTGA